A window of Pullulanibacillus sp. KACC 23026 genomic DNA:
TTTTTTAAAAAAGAATTTTCATTTTACTAAGTCACACCGAAAGAACATTTCCAATTCATGTGAGCAGATGGTTGATAAAACCGATTCTTTTGCTTTTAAGCCTTGGCAATTTGGGTTTTACCTTACCGTATCACAGGAAAAATCGATAGTCAACAGAAACATATAATCTTACACCAAATATTAATAATTAGTCAACAGAAATTTATTTTTAAAACATTCGATCGATAAATAATTGCTCTTGAATACGTTCCAGCCCGCCTTTAATTTTATGGGCTCGCTTTTCACCAATACCCTCAACCTCGTCTAAATCCTCAATTGTAGCCTTAGCAATCTCATTTAAATTCCCAAATTTCTGGACGAGATTATGAATTATGGACTGTGGAAGGCGGGGAATACGCCCTAGAATTCGGTACCCTCTAGGAAAAAGAATGTCGTCATAAGTCCCGTCCCTAGGTTCATATCCTAAAAGCTTGATAAAATTTGCACCGCCATTTTCACGTAGTTCCTGAAGGACTGACTCCACATCAATTCCTTCGACTGCATAGTCCATAATTAAATGGCGTGTCTCATCCTCGATATTTTCAACGAGCTCCGATAGCTGCATCGAAATAAGCCGGCCTTCGGTTCCAAGCTCATTGACATAATGATAGATTTCATCCCTTATACGCAGAACAAGCTCCATTCGATGTATGACTTGGGCAATTTCTTGAAACGTCACTAGTTCTTCAAATTCAAGTGCCCCAAGATTCACCAAACCTCTATCCATCGCTCTTCTGTATTTTTCCAGTGTTTGCATCGCTTGGTTAGCTTTCGTAAAGATCACACCAATATCCTTCAACGAATACCGAATATTGCCTTTGTATAAGGTAATGACTCCTCTTCTCTGTGAGATGGAAACAACTAATTTCCCTGTTTGCTTGGCGGTTCGTTCAGCCGTCCGATGGCGAATACCTGTCTCATCAGACGGAATGGACGAATGAGGATCGAGCTGTGTATTGGCTCTTAAAATGGTCGAAGCATCCTCACTTAGGATGATTGCCCCATCCATTTTAGCGAGTTCATAAAGATTGGCCGGCGTATAAGGACACTGGATTCTAAAGCCGCCTTCCACAATTTCTTTGACCTTTTCATCATAACCAATCACTACCAGGCCTCCTGTTCCAGCTCGGAGAACATTATCAATTCCTTCTCTTAACTTGGTCCCTGGTGCCACCATTTTTAAAATGTCATTGATAATTCTTCGCTGTTGCGGACCCATATTTTGAGCCTCCCATAGCTTGCTCCATGGCCTCTTTTACAGTCGATACACCGATGATTTCAATGCCACTTGGTGCTGTCCATCCTCCTATGTTCTGCTTTGGGATAAAAGCCCGCTTAAACCCAAGCTTTACTGCTTCTGTCACCCTCTGCTCAATACGCGAAACGCGGCGCACCTCTCCCGTCAGGCCTACTTCACCGATTACAATATCGGTTGCTTCAGTTGAGCGGTCACGAAAGCTCGAGGCAATGCTTAAGGCAACAGCCAGATCTGTAGCGGGTTCATCTAGCCGGACCCCTCCCGCAACATTTACATAAGCATCATGGTTTTGAAGAAGTAGCCCCACCCTTTTTTCTAAGACGGCCATAAGCAAACTGATTCGGTTATGATCAACACCTGTCGCCATCCTTCGCGGGTTGCCAAAGCTTGTCGGGGTGACCAAGGCCTGAATTTCAACTAAGACCGTTCGCGTCCCCTCCACCGCTGCCACTACCGTTGAGCCGGCAGTTCCGGCGGTACGCTCCTGCAGAAAAATTTCCGATGGGTTGGAGACCTCAGAAAGGCCTGCCTCCTTCATCTCAAAAACACCAATTTCATTCGTGGAGCCAAACCGATTTTTT
This region includes:
- the disA gene encoding DNA integrity scanning diadenylate cyclase DisA, with product MGPQQRRIINDILKMVAPGTKLREGIDNVLRAGTGGLVVIGYDEKVKEIVEGGFRIQCPYTPANLYELAKMDGAIILSEDASTILRANTQLDPHSSIPSDETGIRHRTAERTAKQTGKLVVSISQRRGVITLYKGNIRYSLKDIGVIFTKANQAMQTLEKYRRAMDRGLVNLGALEFEELVTFQEIAQVIHRMELVLRIRDEIYHYVNELGTEGRLISMQLSELVENIEDETRHLIMDYAVEGIDVESVLQELRENGGANFIKLLGYEPRDGTYDDILFPRGYRILGRIPRLPQSIIHNLVQKFGNLNEIAKATIEDLDEVEGIGEKRAHKIKGGLERIQEQLFIDRMF